In the genome of Candidatus Deferrimicrobium sp., the window GCCTTCAGCGACCCATTGGTCCCCGAATTCCCTCGAGGCGGACAGGTCGTCGGTGTCCCACCCGGGGAGGTCTTCCTCTTCGATCGTCTCGACGGAGATGCCCGCGGGAATCGTGATTTTCACCCACGCCTGGCTGCGGGGAAGGCGATCGGTCCCGGTATGCGCGACCTTTTCCAGAATGGCGCCCGCGTACGTCCCCGACGCGTAGATGACCGAGACACCGGGCGAATTCCAGCGCGCGCCCTGCTTTGCGGCGCCTGCTCCCGAATAGATCGGGAATCTGCGGTCCGCGATCCGGTAGGCGGCGATGGGCTCCTTGGCCTTACGCCGGGAGGCCATAGAATATCGCCCAGAGCATCTCCTCGACCTGGCGAGCCCCAAGCTCCGTCGCCGAGTACTCCACCGGCGTCTTCCCTCCAAGTGACGGATGGGGACGGGAGAGGAAGTTCATAGTATCTCCGGGATCTTCCCACACGTGATACGCAGTCGCGACAACCCGAGCGAGGCGCTCCGTTTTTTCGCTCTCTTCCCGGGATAACGTCTCCTTGCGCCGCTTGTAGGTGGCGATGGGGACGAGTCGATAGATGGTCTCGAACCACTGCTTCCGGTCCTCGAATGCGAGCGAAACAACATGCTTCAGGGAGGCCTTCGGGAGACCGGTCTCCACAAGCCGGTTCAACTCCGCCAGGGAATGAACTTTCCCCCTGACCCCAAGTACCTTTGCAATTTCTCTCACCGAAATCATCTCTCCAAACCTCCGGCATACTAGGCATCACCTGATACTAATATTACCATCATTCGATACCCAATCAATGCGGAATAATCACACCGGGTGCGAGCTTGACGCAGTAGCGCTGACCCAGTCCAAATGAACGGTGGTGAGGTCACGCGCTTTGAACGAACCGGGACGTAGGTAACATGGCCAGATCGTCTCCCCCACCGTCGAGACGGTGTGATCGCCGGCAATCCCTCGATGGATTCTCCTTAGCCCCCGCAAGGGTGAAACCGGATCTCTGGAAACCCTCTCCAAATAAGTGGATCCAAGGAAATCTGGA includes:
- a CDS encoding antitoxin Xre/MbcA/ParS toxin-binding domain-containing protein gives rise to the protein MISVREIAKVLGVRGKVHSLAELNRLVETGLPKASLKHVVSLAFEDRKQWFETIYRLVPIATYKRRKETLSREESEKTERLARVVATAYHVWEDPGDTMNFLSRPHPSLGGKTPVEYSATELGARQVEEMLWAIFYGLPA
- a CDS encoding RES family NAD+ phosphorylase, which translates into the protein MASRRKAKEPIAAYRIADRRFPIYSGAGAAKQGARWNSPGVSVIYASGTYAGAILEKVAHTGTDRLPRSQAWVKITIPAGISVETIEEEDLPGWDTDDLSASREFGDQWVAEGRSAVLVVPCKVARDVEKNILINPAHPDFRKIKVSDPKPVRWDPRIFGAEPDDLDSLGKSPLATKPQLQRRKSLPI